DNA sequence from the Actinomycetota bacterium genome:
ACCTCATCACGGCGCTTACCGCCCTGGAGAACGTCACCCTGCCCATGGACCTGGCGGGGGCCTCCGCCGCGGAACAGCACGAGCGGGCGCAGGCGTTGCTGAGCCGCATGGGCGTGGGCGGCAGGCTGCAAAAGGCCAAGGCCAACAAGATGAGCGGGGGTGAGAAACAGAGGGTGGCCATCGCCCGCGCCCTCGCCAACGACCCCGACATCATCCTCGCCGACGAGCCCACCGGCAACCTGGACTCGGCCACCGGCAGGGTGGTCGTGGACATCCTGGTGGAGCTGGCGCGCAGGGACGGAAAGTGCGTGATCATCGTCACCCATGACGAGTCCATCCTGGAGGCGGCCGACTGGGCCTACCGCATGGAGGACGGAAGGCTTGCCGGCATGGAGATCGCCCGGTAGCCGGCGATGACAGCGGCAGATCGAGACCAGAGGTGTACAGGATGATCGAGGACAACCGGCCGATATGCGGGACCCTTTCCACGGACACCCCCCCAAACCCCCCGCCTCCTCCGGGAGGCAGGGGGAAGACATTGCTCCTGGCCGTGGCCGTGGCGGTTATCGTCACGGCGGCCGTTATATTTGTCGTGCCCCTTACCCTGGGGGCCAATCCCATCGATGTCCTCAGCGGGAAGGACACCGACCAGCAGGACCAGGCCCAGGTGAGGGAGGTGCGCACCGTGGAGAAGAGGGTCGTCCAGGGCGACGCGGAGGCGGTGGTTGCCGCCGCCGGGAAGCTGCTGCCCTCCGTAGTCCACATCGAGGTCGTGACGGGGGGCTTCGGCGGCGGCACCGGCATCGCCTCCGGCTTCATCTACTCCTCCGACGGCTACATCGTCACCAACAACCACGTGGTGGAAAACGCCGTAAGAGTGACCGTGGCCCTGCAGGACGGCTCGACCTACGATGCCGGGGTGGTCGGAGCCGATCCCCGTACCGACCTGGCGGTGATCAAGGTCGACGCCACCGGGCTGCCCGCCGCAACCCTCGGGGACTCCTCCGGTCTGGTGGTGGGGGAGGCGGTGGTCGCCGTGGGCAGCCCCGAGGGTTTTGCGGGCAGTGTCACCTCCGGGATCATCAGCGCCCTCGACCGCGACGTGGCCATCTCGAGTTACGAGACCCTGTCAGGCGTGATCCAGACCGACGCCGCCATCAACCCCGGTAACTCCGGAGGCCCCCTCGGCGACATCGCGGGCGAGGTCGTGGGCATCAATACGGCCATCTATACGGAGAGCGGTGGTTACGACGGCCTGGGGTTCTCCATCCCCATCGACAGCGCCAGGCCGGTGATCGAATCGCTGATCGCCATCGGGTCGCCCGTCCGCTCCAGGCAGGGTATGTACTGATCGCTCACGAGACCGCATCTGGAAAGGCCCTGGGCCTGACCTTATAATTGGTCTTGTGCTGCGACGGGCAGACAGGTTTTCCGGAAGGGTGACCGAGCTGGCCTAAGGTGATCGCCTGCTAAGCGATTGTGCGGGAGACCGCACCGAGGGTTCAAATCCCTCCCCTTCCGCCAACGGAACGGCCCGGGGAACGCGGTTCCCCGGGCCTTTTCCTGGGGTGACAGGGGCGGGAAGGGGGTTCACCCCTTTCTTAATGGGGTAGAATATGGGGGATGTTCCAGGACTGATAACGGGCGATGAAATATCCCCGGCGGGACCAAAGGAGGAGGATGTGGGCAAGAGAAGGATGGAGGTCATCGAGTTGGACGAGGAACTCCTCAAGGAGGAGCTGGACAGGAGAAGGCGTTGCAGGTGCGGCAAGCTCTTCCTGCTCCTGTCCCTCGTCGGAGCCGGAGCCGTTGCCCTCAAGAAGTCACAGGCGAAAGGCGAGGCGCTGCCCCCGGGGAGCGGCACCGTCACCTTGCGCGATTCGGAGCCGGGCCCGCTGGCCTTCATGATGGGCGAGATGGTCAAGGCCGTTATCCAGGACCCCCGCAAGAAGTCCCTTGCCGACAAGATGAACGTCTCCGTGGCCGTCCAGGACCTGGACCACCCGGAGATGGCGGCCACCATTATCTTCAAGGCCAGCGATATCGAGGTCGCCAACGGGGTCATCGACGGGGTGGACATCTACATCGGGACCGAACTCGCGCTCCTGCTCAGTCTCTCCGGCGCCGGCAAGGGTAGACAGATGCTCAAGTGGCTGCAGAGCGAGGACGGGCGGAAGGTGATCAAAGCCGTGCGCACCGGGAGGTTCAAGGTGCGCGGCGCTCTTAAGAACGCCCAGCAGATGGCCATGTTCCAGAAGTTCCTGACCCCCGCGGGCTGAGGGGTGGAGGAAGCCCGCCGCTCCTGCCTATTCGGAGGGAGCCTGGTGCCCGGAGGGGGATGCGACGATACGGCTGACCAGATTGCGCAACTGCTCCAGGTTGAAGGGCTTGGTCACGTAATCCACGGCTCCCATCTCTTTGCATCTCAGGCGGTCGCCCTGGCTCGACTTCGCGGTGAGCATCACCACCGGGATGTCCCTGGTCTCCTCCGCTCCCTTCAGGTGCCGCATGACCTCGTAACCGTCCATCGCGGGCATCATCAGGTCGAGCAGGATGATATCGGGGTTCTCCTCGCGCGCCAGGCGTAGCGCTTCCGCGCCGCTGTCGGCGAGAAGCACCTTCATCCCAGCCTTTCCCAGGTTAAGCTCTATCAACCGTAAGAGCAGCCGGTCATCGTCCACTACCAGGGCGCTCGCCTCCATAGTGGACCACCCCCTCACCACGTATATTCCCATCTTCGCCAGCAGACAAACCATGCCATGACCGTCTTGGGCCCGCCTGCAGCCGCATATGGAGGCGCGATCTCTCGGCCGGTGCGGGCTGGGGTCGTTGACAGTGGCCGGCAAGGGATACTATTATGTGACTGACTACCCAGTCGCTTTCCGATATCAAGGTTCAGGGGCTCGAAAAAAGCTGCTCCATTACGAGAAAAGGACGGCCGGCGGATGGCGGAAAAAGAGACGGGCTGGGACCTCAACGGCTTCATCAAGGCCTACGAGGCGGATTCCGGGACCCCCGTGACCCGCACGCAGGTAGGCCGTTACCTCAGGGAGGGCATTCTTCCCCAGCCCGGCGAGGGGGAGACCTATACCTCGCATCATCTCGAGAGGCTGCGCATGATCGAGTACCTTCGCTCGCGCTACGGCATGTCCCTGAGGGACATCTCAGGCCTCTTCGGGGTCATCGTCAGCACGAGCCCGAGCGAGGTCAGCGAGGAGCCGGAAGAGGAGACCCAGGTGATGGACCGCAGGGAACGCATCGTCGCCAATGCCGCCGAGCTCTTCGCCGCCAAGGGCTACCACGGCACCACCGTCGATGAGATCGTGCAGGCCACGGGCATCGCCAAGGGCACCTTCTATATCTACTTCGACAGCAAGGAGGAGATCCTGGTCGAGGTGATCAAGCGGCTCATCGAGAACACCCTGGAAAAGATAGACCAGGAGCTGGAGCGTCAGGAGGGCAAGGACTTCGTGACCCGTATCGAGGTCAAGGGGAGGGAGATGCTCGATCTCTATATCAAGAGCAGCGAACTCCTGTACATGCTCATGGGGGAGACGGTCGGCAATAAACGCCTCACCGATCAGCTCCGGGAGGTCTATGGCAGGCTGGCTGAAAGGGTCGAGGTGGACATCAGGGAAGGGGTCGAAGCGGGGGACATCTACCCCTTCGAGGACCTCAAGTCCATATCCTATGCCCTGGTCGGCATGGGGCAGAGCATCGCCATCCTGCTCTCGAGCAGCGGCCCGGAGCAGATGGAGAGGACCTGGAAGACGATGCATATGTTCTTTACCCGTGCGCTGGCGGCGAGAAAACGGGTCAAAGAATAGGACCCCGGTTTCCGGCAAACCGGGGTCAGCAGGGAGGGAGGTGCTCCGATTTCGGGACCGGAGCACGGATGAGGTCACGCTGAGGCGGGTGCCTTGGCGGAACTCCTCCGAGGTTTTTGTGAGGGAGGGAAAGTCCCGATCCCCAGAGAAGTCCCACACCCTCGTCCTCTGTGCGGAGACCTGTTAAGTGGTTATGCTACCATAAAGTAACTTTCAATGCAAAGGGTTTCTTCGGTCAAAAAGACAAATCGCCCTGAAGGCTCTGCTATAATGTCTTCAGCCATGGTCATGGCCAGTTTCAGGGGTCTTTGAGGTTGGTTGAGCCTCGATGGACTCCTCTTTGATGAGGGAAACATGACCCACGAGTCGGGGTCGGCTCGCAGGCTGGCGAGCCGACCGATAGCAGGGAGGAGTACTTGCGATGTTGGGAGGAAACTGGGGCAAGATATTGAAGGTAGACCTCACTTCCGGAGAGTCCGAGGTGCTGGAACTGGAAGAGAAACTCTACCGCGACTTCCTCGGCGGGAGCGGCTTGGCAGCCAAGTGGTTCTTCGACAACGAGGGCTGGAAGGCCGAACCCCTTTCGCCCGAAAATCCCCTGATTGTCATGAACGGGCCCCTCTCGGGGACCAACCTGCCAGGCGTATCCCGCCTGGAGATCTGCGCCCGCTCTCCCCTCACCGGCATCTGGGGGGAGGCCTCCATGGGCGGGCACTTCTCGCCCCAGCTCAAGCGGACCGGATATGACGGCATCATCTTCGTCGGGGCCAGCGAGAAGCCGGTGTACCTCTACCTGACCGACGAGACGGTGGAGATCAGGGACGCCTCGCATCTCTGGGGCAAGGACACCTACGAGACCGAGGACCTGCTCAAACAGGAAGTGGGAGACAAGCGCGCGCAGGTCATCTCCATCGGTCCCGCCGGGGAGAACATGGTGAAGTTCGCCTGCGTGATGAACGACCGCGGCTCCACCGCCGGCCGCTGCGGCATGGGGGCGGTGATGGGCTCCAAGAAGCTCAAGGCGGTAGTGGCGCGGGGCAACGCGAAGGCGCCCGTGGCCGATGAGGCCGCCTTCAAGGAGACGCGCGAGAAGATGAACGAACTCCTCAAGTTCAGCCTGATAGCCGACGGCCTGCGCAACTTCGGCTCCAACGTGCACATGGAGTACGGGATGGCCATCGGGGACGTGCCCACGAAGAACTGGCGGGTGGCCTACTGGGCGGAAGGACCCGGAGAGCTGGGTGGCACCGCCGTGGCCGAGAGCATCCTCACCAAAAACCACTCGTGCTTCGCCTGTCCCATCTCATGCAAGAGGATCGTGGAGGTGAAGTCGGGGCCCTTTGCCATCGAGGAAGGACCGGGGGCCGAGTATGAGGGCGCCTCAGCCCTGGGCACCCTGCAACTCATGGACAACAAGGAGGCCAACAACAAGGCCAACGAGCTCTGCAACCGCTACGGCATGGACTGCATCTCCTGCGGCTCAACCCTGGCATACGCCACCGAGGCCTTCGAGAAGGGCCTGATCACGGAGGAGGACACCGGCGGGTTGAAGCTGGGCTGGAACCAGCCCCAGACCCTCCTGGAACTTATCCGCAGGACCGCCATGCGTGAGGGCATCG
Encoded proteins:
- a CDS encoding ABC transporter ATP-binding protein, which gives rise to MQDVLEIREVSKTFKAKAGDVKAVDGVSFRANRGEVTVILGASGSGKTTLLYLIGSLESPDGGEIEVFGEDICKPGADLIGYRRERVGFVFQFFNLITALTALENVTLPMDLAGASAAEQHERAQALLSRMGVGGRLQKAKANKMSGGEKQRVAIARALANDPDIILADEPTGNLDSATGRVVVDILVELARRDGKCVIIVTHDESILEAADWAYRMEDGRLAGMEIAR
- a CDS encoding trypsin-like peptidase domain-containing protein: MIEDNRPICGTLSTDTPPNPPPPPGGRGKTLLLAVAVAVIVTAAVIFVVPLTLGANPIDVLSGKDTDQQDQAQVREVRTVEKRVVQGDAEAVVAAAGKLLPSVVHIEVVTGGFGGGTGIASGFIYSSDGYIVTNNHVVENAVRVTVALQDGSTYDAGVVGADPRTDLAVIKVDATGLPAATLGDSSGLVVGEAVVAVGSPEGFAGSVTSGIISALDRDVAISSYETLSGVIQTDAAINPGNSGGPLGDIAGEVVGINTAIYTESGGYDGLGFSIPIDSARPVIESLIAIGSPVRSRQGMY
- a CDS encoding response regulator — its product is MVCLLAKMGIYVVRGWSTMEASALVVDDDRLLLRLIELNLGKAGMKVLLADSGAEALRLAREENPDIILLDLMMPAMDGYEVMRHLKGAEETRDIPVVMLTAKSSQGDRLRCKEMGAVDYVTKPFNLEQLRNLVSRIVASPSGHQAPSE
- a CDS encoding TetR family transcriptional regulator yields the protein MAEKETGWDLNGFIKAYEADSGTPVTRTQVGRYLREGILPQPGEGETYTSHHLERLRMIEYLRSRYGMSLRDISGLFGVIVSTSPSEVSEEPEEETQVMDRRERIVANAAELFAAKGYHGTTVDEIVQATGIAKGTFYIYFDSKEEILVEVIKRLIENTLEKIDQELERQEGKDFVTRIEVKGREMLDLYIKSSELLYMLMGETVGNKRLTDQLREVYGRLAERVEVDIREGVEAGDIYPFEDLKSISYALVGMGQSIAILLSSSGPEQMERTWKTMHMFFTRALAARKRVKE
- a CDS encoding aldehyde ferredoxin oxidoreductase family protein, with the protein product MLGGNWGKILKVDLTSGESEVLELEEKLYRDFLGGSGLAAKWFFDNEGWKAEPLSPENPLIVMNGPLSGTNLPGVSRLEICARSPLTGIWGEASMGGHFSPQLKRTGYDGIIFVGASEKPVYLYLTDETVEIRDASHLWGKDTYETEDLLKQEVGDKRAQVISIGPAGENMVKFACVMNDRGSTAGRCGMGAVMGSKKLKAVVARGNAKAPVADEAAFKETREKMNELLKFSLIADGLRNFGSNVHMEYGMAIGDVPTKNWRVAYWAEGPGELGGTAVAESILTKNHSCFACPISCKRIVEVKSGPFAIEEGPGAEYEGASALGTLQLMDNKEANNKANELCNRYGMDCISCGSTLAYATEAFEKGLITEEDTGGLKLGWNQPQTLLELIRRTAMREGIGDDLAEGSRAMSEKFGGKEFAVHVKGLECPMHDPRALWAMALTYATSIRGACHCADANLYVELGILDLKELGAKRTWPYSPKGKAAQTIAAQKKGVIANSAVICEYAWNAAGGHMAEMVAMLNSLTGFGYSPDELARTGDRIWYIKRALGSLMGATREDDQLPRRILEPHAEGTTSSLHTAVYPQFMSLVPLQKLRIEKIKDITAMVLSKFLYPNMDKILTMLNKLPFFSSRLKKLARGDEAERQRKTVAFDQMIQEFYTLRDIDAQGRPSRRRLEEVGLADVASALHA